Genomic DNA from Desulfuromonas sp. TF:
ATTTAGCTCCTGCGTTGTGTGTTATGCTGTTCAAGGCCTGAAGCCCCATTTTCGAGTATGCGGCCGAATATTCAAAAAACAGGATCTGCAACATTCCAGTTGAGGTCAGAGGAGATGTTTTCATGCAGGTAACTGAAATCATGGTTCCTGCCAGGGTTCAGATTCGTCCCTGGGACAATATACGCAAGGCCATTGAGTTGCTTAAGCAATCCAAGCTCAATGGAGTGCCTGTCGTCGACCAAGAAGGAAAGCTCGTCGGATTTTTCGGCCGCTCGAATCTTTTTGACTGCCTGCTCAACGATATAAGCCTCGATACGGCTATAGAGAACTACTACATCCGCGATGTCGTTTATCTTCGCGAAGACAAAACCTATGACAGCCTGGAAGAACTGTCTCACTGGCTGCATACCTGCATGGTAGGCCAGACTGTCGTCGTGGATATGGACCATGAGCCGATCGGGATATTGACCCAGGCCGCATCCGTCATCGATCTGCTCGACCGCACCGAGTATTTGTACAAGGAATTGTCGAGCGTCATTGAGAATGTCCCGGCGGGTATCCTGGCTACCAATGAGGCGGGGATCATCACCCTGGCCAATCAATATGCTCAGGACATTCTGCAAGAGGTTAAAAAGGGAAAATACATCGGCAATTATTTCAGTGTCCTGAAAGCCGATTTTTCGCCCGTCACCCGTGGCGACTGGATTGCACCGCGTAAGATTGAACATAAATCCCTGAAGCTTATCGCGACTGCTGTGCCGATCTATCAGAACACCCAGGTCAAGGGTGTGATTTTTGTCATCCAGGATATGACGGATGTCGAAGGAGTAGCCCATGAGCTCGGAGCCGTCAAGGAGCTCAAATCGACCCTTGAGACGGTTCTGGATGTCGCTTACGAAGGGGTAGCCGTCCTGGATGAACAGGGGCGGATCACCTTGGCGAATGCAAGCTTTTGCAGGAAAGTCGACAAATCAAGAGATCAGGTTATTGGACAGAATATCAGTAAATTCATCCCGATAACGGACGAAGAGTTGACTCTGAAAGCCTTGGAAATCAACTCCAAGCCTTGTGTGGTCTCTTCCATGCCGTATACGAAACCCGACAACGCCAAAGGATTCGTCATAAAGATATACGAAGACCTCGATCAGCTGTCCGACGTCATGCAGCAGCTGAACAGGCTGAATATGCAGCTCGATTATTACAAGGACGAGCTCTACAAGGCCAATGGCACGAGCTACACCTTGAATAACATCGTCGGCAATAATGAAATCATTGCGAGAATAAAAGCACAGATCATGCAAGTGGCCCGCGGCAATTCGAACGTGCTGATTTCAGGAGAAAGCGGCACCGGCAAGGAGTTGTTTGCGCATTCGATCCATAACGCCTCACTGCGGCGCAAGGAGCCTTTCATAAAAGTCAATTGTTCCGCGATCCCCGCGGAGCTTGCCGAATCAGAGCTGTTCGGCTATGAAGACGGAGCTTTTACCGGAGCGCGCAGGCAAGGCAAGCCGGGCAAGTTCGAACTGGCGGACGGCGGGACGATTTTCCTCGATGAGATCGGTGACATGCCGCTTCTGCTCCAGGGCAAGCTCCTTCGGGTCATTCAGGAAAAAGAAGTCGAAAGGGTGGGCGGGGTTAAGACGCGTAAAGTCGACGCCAGAATCATTGCCGCCACCAACAGGGACTTGAAACGTCTCGTCGGCGAAGGCACGTTCAGAGAGGATCTCTATTTCAGGATCAATGTCATCGAGTTCAAGATCCCCCCGCTGCGGGAGCGCAAACAGGACATCCAGGTGCTCGCCGATCATTTCATAAAGAAGTACAACGATCGTTTCACGAAAAGGGTAAAAGGCATTGCCGACGAGGCCGTAGAGGCTTTGGTTCGATATGATTGGCCCGGCAATATCAGAGAGCTGGAAAACATCATAGAGAGAATGATGAATTACATCGAGAGCGGATGGGTCGATCTCAAGGACGTACCAGAGGAAATCAGGTCACCGGAGATGGAGTCCACGAAGACGGCACAGAGCCTGGCCCTGGCCGACATCGAACAGGAAGCGATCCGTGCCGCCCTCGACGAGGCTCGGGGGAACAAGTCCAAGGCGGCAAGGTTGCTGGGGATCAGCAGATCGAAACTCTACGAAAAGCTCTCTACGGATCAGTCCTGAGGTCCGGAACCGCCCTCATTTCCGCATCGAACTGTCCGGAAAACAAACACCTGTTTTTTTTCCACACATGCGCCTCCTCCTCTTAAGCGAGAGCCTCCCCGCAGGGGTTCCGAACCAATCCGCGAAAAATCAATGATTTCAAGACTCTGACCTCCTGCTCGATCCGCTTGGCCCGGTAATTGCTCTCCTTTAGAGGAAACGTCGGCTGATCCCCGGCCAAAATCGCATTCAGGTACCTCTTTACTGAGAGGGAGCGACAATATCGAAAAACCTTTGATGAACCGATTCAGCGGCCTGCACAGCTTGCTTAAACAACACACCTGCTTTTAACCAGCCATCAGAAAGGAACATTTCATGACGACGTCACATCAGGTTCTGACCGATTGCACACTCTGCTATCACAGCTGCGGCACCAGGGTGACCATCGAAGACGGCAAGGCCGTCAAGGTGGAAGGACTCGAAAACCATCCGATCAACCACGGTGAGCTCTGTCCCAAAGGCGAGGCGGCCCTGACCCACATCTACTCGCCCGATCGGATCAAGACGCCGCTGAAGAAGGTCGACGGGAAGTTCGTCCCCATTTCCTGGGATCAGGCGCTCGATGAGATCGCCGCCAAACTTCTCGACCTGAAGGAGAAGTTCGGCCCCAGCGTTCTGGGGGTGTTCAGCGGCTCCATCGGGGTCGAGAACCTGGAGATGGCTCAGCTGACCCAGCGATTCAAGGCCGCCTTCGGCTCACCGAACTTTTTTTCCGTGGAGAGCATCTGCTATCGGATGCGCATCCGCACCCGTCAGATCACCTTCGGCAAGTATCCCACCGAGGAGCTCGATTCCAACCTCTACATCCTCTGGGGGCACAATCCCGATGCGAGCGACTTCCCCCTGAAGCTCGC
This window encodes:
- a CDS encoding sigma-54-dependent Fis family transcriptional regulator, translated to MQVTEIMVPARVQIRPWDNIRKAIELLKQSKLNGVPVVDQEGKLVGFFGRSNLFDCLLNDISLDTAIENYYIRDVVYLREDKTYDSLEELSHWLHTCMVGQTVVVDMDHEPIGILTQAASVIDLLDRTEYLYKELSSVIENVPAGILATNEAGIITLANQYAQDILQEVKKGKYIGNYFSVLKADFSPVTRGDWIAPRKIEHKSLKLIATAVPIYQNTQVKGVIFVIQDMTDVEGVAHELGAVKELKSTLETVLDVAYEGVAVLDEQGRITLANASFCRKVDKSRDQVIGQNISKFIPITDEELTLKALEINSKPCVVSSMPYTKPDNAKGFVIKIYEDLDQLSDVMQQLNRLNMQLDYYKDELYKANGTSYTLNNIVGNNEIIARIKAQIMQVARGNSNVLISGESGTGKELFAHSIHNASLRRKEPFIKVNCSAIPAELAESELFGYEDGAFTGARRQGKPGKFELADGGTIFLDEIGDMPLLLQGKLLRVIQEKEVERVGGVKTRKVDARIIAATNRDLKRLVGEGTFREDLYFRINVIEFKIPPLRERKQDIQVLADHFIKKYNDRFTKRVKGIADEAVEALVRYDWPGNIRELENIIERMMNYIESGWVDLKDVPEEIRSPEMESTKTAQSLALADIEQEAIRAALDEARGNKSKAARLLGISRSKLYEKLSTDQS